The sequence below is a genomic window from Deinococcus humi.
GCCTTCGCGTTGCTGGCACTGATGTCCTTCTATCCGCTGTTTGAAGTGGTGTGGCTGCTCGCAGGCGTGGCGATGGGCCTGACCTTTTACGAGGCGGTATTCACGGTTCTGGGGCAGCAGGCAGGTGCGTCGGCCCGGCAGTCCGACACGCTAATAGTCACACCGATCGCTGGACTCGCCAGCACCGTCTTCGTGCCGCTGACTGCCGCGCTGCTGGGACTGTCCGCGCTGTTGTTGCTCATCGGCCTCCTGGTCTGGCGGGCGGTGCCAGACCGCGCACCTTCTACTCCGTCGTCTGCCCTGAAAGCGTTCACGCCTGGGCTGCTGTTCGGGCGACTGGCCATGTCGTTCACGCTGTCCAGAATCGTTACCGTGAGCGTGGGCTTGCAACTTGCCCCACTGCTGCTGGCCGCCGGACATCCGCCCGCCGTGACGGCGGGCCTGACCGGGTTGCTGGGCCTAGCAGCCCTGCCGGGGCGCATCGTCTTCCTGCCGTTGTTGAGGCGTCTGGCCCCTGACGCTAGGCTTGATTGGTCTGATGGGCGCCGGCACAGCAGCCCTCCACTTCGTGCCCTCCACCGCACTCAGCGCCGTCGGAATCGTGGCGTTCGGCCTCGCCAGCGGCGCGCTGACGCTAGCCCGGGCCGAACTGCTTGCGCTGCATTACCCGGTGGGCTGTTCGGGACAGTCAATAGGCGTCTTGCCCGCCCGGTTAATCTGGCCCAGGCGGTCACGCCGTTCGGGGTGGGCCTGCTCTATACCTGGAGTGGCGGATTTATCCGGTCCCTGCTGGTGGGGCTGGCTGCGCTGGCGGGCTGGAGTCTGATCGGGCAAGGCTTCCCAAAGGAAGCAGATCTGACCGACGCACCGATTTCGTAGATGGGCCACAACACTGACTTAACCTGGCGAAGAGCGGAGCTCTGTCTGAACCACCCGGGAGCTTGCTGGCGCCGCAGCTCTATAGAAGGCGACCGCTTGGGCCGGCTCTGATAACGTCAACCTTCTAAATCCGTCTCAGTCGGCAGGACTCAGGGGTTACTTGCTCCTGCTTTAAATCCACTCGCCTTGGAGACAACCCACGTGCAGCGCAGAAATTAACGCTCAACAGCTGATGCTGAGGTCTGTGCATCTTGAGGATTTTGCCATCCACCCGTGACCCTGCTTGCTTACACTCCAAGCATGAGTGACGACAAGAAAGGAATAGGAGAACGCCTGGGCGAGGCCGTAGACAGCGTGAAGCACAAGGTGAATGAAGGCGCGGACCGCGCCCGCGCCGAAGGGCACGATTTCAAGGCCGAAACCACGGACAACCCGGTCGAGGGCGCGGTAGAAAAGGGCAAGGGCATGGTGGACCGCGGTAAAGCCGAACTCCATGAGAGCGCCAGCGAGAAAGACGCCAGCCGCTAACTGGCTCGGCCGACGGGGCGCATGGCCTTCTGGCCATGCGCCCCTGGCTTGCTTACCCATGACGTATAGCGAATGTCCATGGCGTCTCGATCTGTGCCCGGGGACGAAGCAGCGATCCTCCCCTGGTCTTCGTCCGTGGCCTGCAGCCATCTGTCTTCCGCCCGTCCTCAGGCGCGCCTCGCACTCCACTTCGAGGTCTACGCTTACGATCAGCCTGCTCACAACCGCATCGTGACTCCGAAAGACGGCTTAACGTAGACTTCGCCGAGCGGTCGAGATGGTGCATCGGCGTGTCGGGAAGGGCGTGTCGGTCGCGGACGACCTGAACACCCATAGCGTGAACGCCTCTACGAGCACTCTAAACCTGAAATCGCTTGACGGATCGCCCGGCGCGTCAAGTCGAACTACATGCCCGAGCCCGCCTCATGGTGGAACGTCGTGGCGATCGAACTCGTTGCGCTGGCCACGCAATGCCTGAACCGCCGGATCGCGAGCAAAGATGGCCTGGAACGAGAGGTAACGGCGTAGCAGGATGCGGGTAATCGACAGCGACCCAAGGTTATCTGGCACTTCCGGACCAAAGACGCACGGATCAGGTTGCGACGGCTCCATCCCTCATTCCCAGCAAGTCCCGCGCCACCAGGAGGCGTTTGAGGACCACCCGGCATGTTTCGCGTTCATTTTCGCCCGATCACGTCCCATCACCTGGCCGAGTGTCTGGCGCTGGAATTCGACGAGCCGCAACGCGCTTTCGTCGCCCCGAACGTCCTTTCGCGCGCGCAGGCTTACCTCAACTCGGCCCTGCGCCCTTTCGGCGTGTACGACGACGGCAGTCTCGGTTTTGAGGCGCCCGTCACGCCCATGGCCGGTTTCGTGATGCTGCAGGTCACTGCCGGTGTGGGCTTCGTGCTGCGCTTGATGATCGACCGCCGCTTTCAAGGCCGAAGACTCGCGCGAGTGACGGTGCGCGAAGCCGTTCGCCGATTGCGGCCCGACCCGGAGGTGGGGGTCATCGCGACCAGTCATCGGCACGAGAATCAAGCCGTGGGCAGCTGTTGACGTCGGAAGGTTTTGTGCCCTGGCCGACCGAATACGCGCAAGGTCACGCGACGGAAACGCCCTTGTATTTGCATTTGCCTACACCAACGGGGCCTGATGTCTGACAGGACCAATGGGGCGAGGGATGCATGGTTCCCACTGGGACAAGCCACAAGGTGGCTTTCTACCTGCCGTGCGAAGACGAACCGTCAAGTCTCGTCATCGGACGCTGGTGGAGAGGCTGTCTGCACGGCTTACATTGTCTTTCCCCGAAGCTGCTACCGTCACTGTGGCCCGCTTCCGGGTGGGCCGCTTCCTTCGGGGCAGGGTGAAATTCCCTACCGGCGGTGATGGCCCTAGGCCTCAGCCCGCGAAGCCCGCGCAAACTGCACCACGCGCCGGCCCGATCCCGCGAACTTCGGGAGCCGACGGTCACAGTCCGGATGAGAGAAGGAGGAACGTCACCTCGCCACCCCGGTGGGTGACGACAACCCATGTATACAGTGAATGCGCCGCCCGATAGGGTGGTAGCGGTCCTGTCCGCCGACGAGCGCTGGATGACGCTCGCGCTGGACCTGGCCCCCAGAGGCCTCGGGCGAACCGCCCCCAATCCCCCTGTGAGCTGCGTGATTGTTCAGGGCGATGAGGTGGTGGGACAAGGCTTTCATCCCAGGGCCGGCGAACCGCACGCGGAAGTGTTCGCCCCGCACGGGGCAGGAGCGCACGCGCGCGGCGCCACCGCCTACGTCACCCTGGAACCGTGCAGTCATCACGGGCGCACCCCGCCCTGCACGGACGCTCTGATCGCGTCGGGGGTCTGCCGGGTGGTGGTCTCCACCCTCAATCCGAACCCCAGGGTGGCCGGGCGCGGTGTGCAGGCGCTCCGCGACGCTGCGATCGACGTAAGCGTGGGGATCCTAGAAGCCGGGGCGACGCGTCAACAGGCGGGCTTCCGCAGCGTGATCGTCCGGGGCCGCCCGTGGGTGGTGGCCAAGTACGCGATGACCCTCGACGGCAAGGTGGCGGCAGTGGGCGAGGGCAACGGCAAGGTGAGCGACGCGGCGGCGCGGGAGCGGGCCATGGTCTGGCGCAACGAGCTGGACGCCGTGGCGGTCGGCAGCGGCACTCTCAACATGGACGACCCAGCCCTCACCACCCGTGGCGTCCCAGGGGGCCGCTACGCACGCGCTGTCGTGTTTGATCGCCAGGCCCGGTCCAACCCCCAGGCCCAGGCCTGGCGTCCGGGCAGCGTCCTCGTGACGGCTCCAGACGCCGCCGTGTCCGCCTTCGAGGCCTCAGGCATCACCGTCGTACGCGCCGAAACGCCCCAGAGCGCCTTGACCCAACTGGGACACCTGGGGCTCTCCAGCATGCTGCTGGAGGGCGGCCCTGGCCTGCTGAGCACCTTGCTGGACGCCGGGCTGGTGGACGAGGTGCGGACGTTTATCTCCCCGAAATTGCTGGGCGGTGGCCTGTCGCCGCTTACGTCGCCGGACCGCCGCATGAATGAAGCTCAAGAGCTGCGCGACGTGACCGTCGAGACGCTGGGCCAGGACGTCCTGGTGACGGGCCTGCTGAGCGACATTCCGCGCCTCTGACGGGATTTTCTCCTCTTTTTCAACAACGCTGGCGAGCAAATCTGCTTTCCGCCGTCAGCCGTGAGGTCAACCATGTTTACTGGAATTATTGAACAGCTCGGGCGCGTGGCCCAGACCGTGGACACCGCCGGCAACCTGACCGTCACCATCGAACCGAGCGCCATGTGGGCGGACCTGTCCCTGGG
It includes:
- a CDS encoding GNAT family N-acetyltransferase; amino-acid sequence: MFRVHFRPITSHHLAECLALEFDEPQRAFVAPNVLSRAQAYLNSALRPFGVYDDGSLGFEAPVTPMAGFVMLQVTAGVGFVLRLMIDRRFQGRRLARVTVREAVRRLRPDPEVGVIATSHRHENQAVGSC
- a CDS encoding MFS transporter, whose product is MNSPSPARQRQVVWTLALLATVGYGALYYAQPLLAVAFENAYGWNRAQTSLAFTLALLTAGLAPALGRILDAGQGGRWLGAGALLGSLAFALLALMSFYPLFEVVWLLAGVAMGLTFYEAVFTVLGQQAGASARQSDTLIVTPIAGLASTVFVPLTAALLGLSALLLLIGLLVWRAVPDRAPSTPSSALKAFTPGLLFGRLAMSFTLSRIVTVSVGLQLAPLLLAAGHPPAVTAGLTGLLGLAALPGRIVFLPLLRRLAPDARLDWSDGRRHSSPPLRALHRTQRRRNRGVRPRQRRADASPGRTACAALPGGLFGTVNRRLARPVNLAQAVTPFGVGLLYTWSGGFIRSLLVGLAALAGWSLIGQGFPKEADLTDAPIS
- the ribD gene encoding bifunctional diaminohydroxyphosphoribosylaminopyrimidine deaminase/5-amino-6-(5-phosphoribosylamino)uracil reductase RibD, which gives rise to MYTVNAPPDRVVAVLSADERWMTLALDLAPRGLGRTAPNPPVSCVIVQGDEVVGQGFHPRAGEPHAEVFAPHGAGAHARGATAYVTLEPCSHHGRTPPCTDALIASGVCRVVVSTLNPNPRVAGRGVQALRDAAIDVSVGILEAGATRQQAGFRSVIVRGRPWVVAKYAMTLDGKVAAVGEGNGKVSDAAARERAMVWRNELDAVAVGSGTLNMDDPALTTRGVPGGRYARAVVFDRQARSNPQAQAWRPGSVLVTAPDAAVSAFEASGITVVRAETPQSALTQLGHLGLSSMLLEGGPGLLSTLLDAGLVDEVRTFISPKLLGGGLSPLTSPDRRMNEAQELRDVTVETLGQDVLVTGLLSDIPRL